Below is a genomic region from Paraburkholderia phenazinium.
GTCACTGTCCCGACGGCCATGACCTATACCAGCTCAACCGTTCGCGTGCCTGATGTCGCGGCGGTGCCGCGACATATCGCGATCATCATGGACGGCAATGGCCGTTGGGCAACGCAACGCCGTCTGCCGCGCGTGGCCGGCCATACGCGCGGCGTCGACGCGGTGCGCGCCGCCGTCGAGGCGTGTGCACGCTCTGGCGTCGAATACCTGACGCTGTTCGCCTTCAGCTCCGAAAACTGGCGCCGTCCAAACGACGAAGTGTCGTTCCTGATGCGCCTGTTCGTGACCGCGCTCGAGCGTGAAGTCGGCAAGCTGCACGCCAACGGCATTCGCCTGCGCGTGGTCGGCGATCTGTCGATGTTCGACAAGCGCATCCAGGATCTGATCCGCCGCGCCGAGACCAAAACCGCCCGCAACACGCGTCTTACTCTCACCATCGCCGCCAACTACGGCGGCCGCTGGGACATCATGCAGGCCACCCGCAAGCTTGCCGAGCAATCGGCGCTGGCGGGCGTGGCCGTCGAAGTGACCGAGGAAACGTTCGCGGAGCATCTCGCCATGGCGTACGCACCGGAACCCGACCTCTTCATCCGCACCGGCGGCGAACAGCGCATCAGCAACTTCCTGCTGTGGCAGCTCGCCTATACCGAGTTCTATTTCACCGACACCTTCTGGCCGGATTTCGACGCCGAGGCGCTGCGCCACGCGATCGATTCTTATGCGGAGCGCGAACGCCGCTTCGGCCGGACGAGCGCCCAGCTCGAGCCGCAATCGCAAAACGTCGATTCGCTTCCATGCTAAAAACCCGTGTTATCACGGCGATCGTTCTGCTGGCTGTGTTTTTGCCGGTCACGCTGTTCGCGCCGGTGGGCGCGTTTGGCGCGCTGATCGCGTTCGTGCTCGTGTTTGCCGCCTGGGAATGGGCGCGTCTTCTGAAAGTCGAGGGCACGGGTCCCGTCATTTATGCGCTGGTCGCGGCGGCCGCGCTCGTCGCGAGCACGCGCCTGGGCACCGGCATGCATCTTCCGCGGCCACTCTTTCAGGCCGCTGCGGTGTTCTGGGTGCTGGCCGGTCCCTACGTGCTGCTGCGCAAGCCAACGCTGGCGCAGGGCGCCTGGCGGCTGTTCCTGTTTATCGTAGGGATCGTCGTGTTCGTGGCCTGCTGGCATGCGCTGGTCGCGGCCAGGATGGCGGGCGTGCCGTTTGTTCTGTCCCTGTTGCTGGTGGTCTGGCTGGCCGATATCGGTGCATACTTTGCGGGTAAGGCGTTCGGGCGGCACAAACTGGCGCCGGCCATCAGCCCCGGTAAGACCTGGGAAGGGGCGATCGGCGGCTGGCTGGCGGTCCTGGTCGTCGCGACGGTAGCCATCCTGGTGCACGCATTCGAGCCGACACTGTATTCTGCGCTGCTGGAGCGCCTTGGCGCGATCCGTACGCTGGTTGCGCTGACCATTCTGGTGGCCTTCAGCGTCGTGGGCGACCTGTTCGAGTCGATGTTAAAACGTCAGGCTGGCGTGAAAGATTCCAGCGGCCTGCTACCGGGCCATGGTGGCGTCCTTGACCGCATCGACGCATTGTTGCCGGTGCTGCCGCTCGCCATGCTGCTGCTCGGCTAGAGAAAGAGATATGCAAAAAAGACTGACACTGCTCGGTTCCACGGGCTCAATCGGAGACAGCACGCTCGACGTCGTCGCGCGTCATCCGGAGCGCTTCTCGGTATATGCGCTCACTGCGCATCGCAACGGCGACAAGCTCGTCGAACAATGCCTGCGTTTCAGGCCCGAAGTGGCCGTGGTCGGCGACGCCGACACGGCGGCGCAAGTCGCCGCGAAGCTGCGCGAAGCCGGCTGCAAGACCGAGGTAACGTACGGCCCGCAGGCGCTCGTCGAGGTTTCGAAGAGCGCCGGTTGCGATACGGTTGTCGCGGCCATCGTCGGCGCGGCGGGACTTGCGCCGAGCCTGGCGGCTGCGCGCGCCGGCAAGCGCATCCTGCTAGCCAACAAGGAAGCGCTGGTGATGTCCGGCGCGATCTTCATGGACGCGGTGCGCGACCACGGCGCTGTCCTGCTGCCGGTCGACAGCGAACACAACGCGATTTTCCAGTGCCTGCCGCGCGAAGCCGCGCTGCATGGCGGCGTCTCGAAGATCATCCTGACCGCGTCGGGCGGCCCGTTCCGCACGCGCGAGCCGGCCAGTCTGGTCAACGTGACACCCGATGAAGCCTGCAAGCACCCGAACTGGGTAATGGGCCGCAAGATCTCGGTCGACTCGGCAACGATGATGAACAAGGGCCTCGAAGTAATCGAAGCGCACTGGCTGTTCG
It encodes:
- a CDS encoding phosphatidate cytidylyltransferase, producing the protein MLKTRVITAIVLLAVFLPVTLFAPVGAFGALIAFVLVFAAWEWARLLKVEGTGPVIYALVAAAALVASTRLGTGMHLPRPLFQAAAVFWVLAGPYVLLRKPTLAQGAWRLFLFIVGIVVFVACWHALVAARMAGVPFVLSLLLVVWLADIGAYFAGKAFGRHKLAPAISPGKTWEGAIGGWLAVLVVATVAILVHAFEPTLYSALLERLGAIRTLVALTILVAFSVVGDLFESMLKRQAGVKDSSGLLPGHGGVLDRIDALLPVLPLAMLLLG
- a CDS encoding 1-deoxy-D-xylulose-5-phosphate reductoisomerase; the protein is MQKRLTLLGSTGSIGDSTLDVVARHPERFSVYALTAHRNGDKLVEQCLRFRPEVAVVGDADTAAQVAAKLREAGCKTEVTYGPQALVEVSKSAGCDTVVAAIVGAAGLAPSLAAARAGKRILLANKEALVMSGAIFMDAVRDHGAVLLPVDSEHNAIFQCLPREAALHGGVSKIILTASGGPFRTREPASLVNVTPDEACKHPNWVMGRKISVDSATMMNKGLEVIEAHWLFALPGERIEVLIHPQSVIHSMVSYADGSVLAQLGNPDMRTPIAHALAFPERVDSGVAQLDLVQVASLSFEKPDYARFPCLALAMKALAEGGLASAALNAANEIAVDAFLSRKIGFMAIAQVVDAVLNALPNRSAHALDDVIEADAAARRAAADFIQRLPQDALRAERAVQ
- a CDS encoding isoprenyl transferase, coding for MTYTSSTVRVPDVAAVPRHIAIIMDGNGRWATQRRLPRVAGHTRGVDAVRAAVEACARSGVEYLTLFAFSSENWRRPNDEVSFLMRLFVTALEREVGKLHANGIRLRVVGDLSMFDKRIQDLIRRAETKTARNTRLTLTIAANYGGRWDIMQATRKLAEQSALAGVAVEVTEETFAEHLAMAYAPEPDLFIRTGGEQRISNFLLWQLAYTEFYFTDTFWPDFDAEALRHAIDSYAERERRFGRTSAQLEPQSQNVDSLPC